Proteins found in one Triticum urartu cultivar G1812 chromosome 4, Tu2.1, whole genome shotgun sequence genomic segment:
- the LOC125551075 gene encoding proteoglycan 4-like: protein MESSTTNTTTPPAAAASKRRRNAALPLGDLTNLLPSTPAPRKPSAKRPLRPPRSDASACTSSALATPVSKASSAAAVEEPGLVKSPISTIYTSRGTRGRRNPTSVKAPFPTGAAASCPPLGKATRAGSHSTKKAPAAQDPCPISSSAPCHQAKKKKRHLGVENSSSGRPKLPDDFVEKQRAYFQEIDAFELPEEEASETD, encoded by the exons ATGGAATCCTCTACCACCAACACGACCACGCCACCGGCGGCAGCCGCCAGCAAGCGGAGGCGGAACGCGGCGCTGCCCCTAGGGGATCTGACTAACCTCCTCCCGAGCACCCCCGCCCCGAGAAAACCTAGCGCCAAGCGGCCCCTCCGGCCGCCGCGCTCCGACGCCTCCGCGTGCACCTCCTCCGCGTTGGCCACGCCCGTCTCCAAGGCCTCTTCCGCCGCCG CTGTTGAGGAGCCGGGTTTGGTGAAATCGCCCATCTCGACGATTTACACGAGTCGAGGGACCCGGGGGAGGAGAAATCCCACCAGTGTCAAGGCGCCTTTTCCTACTGGAGCAGCAGCAAGTTGCCCCCCTCTTGGGAAAGCTACAAGGGCCGGCAG TCACTCAACTAAGAAAGCCCCAGCAGCTCAGGATCCTTGTCCTATTTCATCCTCAGCTCCTTGTCATCAAGCTAAAAAG AAGAAGAGGCACTTGGGGGTGGAGAACTCATCTTCTGGCAGACCCAAGTTACCAGATGATTTCGTCGAGAAGCAGAGAGCATACTTCCAGGAGATCGACGCCTTTGAACTGCCGGAGGAAGAGGCCTCAGAAACTGACTGA